One stretch of Prosthecobacter debontii DNA includes these proteins:
- a CDS encoding copper-transporting P-type ATPase, producing the protein MNKSSDHTEPKATTKKDCCQTSHADHHSDVQPSSGAKYFCPMCPGVESDHPGDCPKCGMALERNPAWKATTKTRYTCPMHPEVVQDRLGDCPKCGMALEPMLAAHHNEDEGGEERDLCRRLWISTLLTLPVFILAMAHLLPGLGHSHWINGDASRWVQALLSTPVVLWAGAPFFRRGWNSLRSGHWNMWTLIAIGVGAAYAYSVVAILLPSLFPASMQMDGKVALYFEAAAVIIVLVIVGQWLEARARSRTGNAIRALLDLAPRSAHRIRDGADEEISLDEVVVGDLLRVRPGDKIPVDGIVSEGTSSVDESMLTGEPIPVEKKPGDSVSGGTLNTTGGFVMKAQRVGSETLLSQIVDMVAQAQRSRAPIQGLADKFASLFVPAVLVIAVLTFAVWWWFGPEPRLAFAVVNAVAVLIIACPCALGLATPMSIMVGVGRGAREGVLVKDAAALERLEKVTTLLVDKTGTLTEGRPHFSQAIPAGDEAPDTMIQLAASLEQSSEHPLASAVVKAAKDASLPLLPVEDFTSHTGGGVAGRISGRTVLIGKAAFLREQGVTDLDVLEAQAAERQELGETALYMALDGRPAGLLTVSDPIKATTEEALHSLHDLGVKVIMLTGDHTRTAQAVARKLGLDNFKAEVTPADKIAEVRRLHDAGEVVAMAGDGINDAPALAAADVGIAMGTGTDVAMQSAGVTLVKGDLRAIAKAIHLSRATLRNIRQNLVFAFLYNALGIPLAAGVLYPFFGLLLSPIVAGAAMSLSSVSVITNALRLGRAKLG; encoded by the coding sequence ATGAACAAAAGCAGCGATCACACCGAGCCGAAGGCCACCACGAAAAAGGACTGCTGCCAGACTAGCCACGCTGATCATCACAGCGACGTGCAGCCTTCATCGGGTGCGAAATACTTTTGCCCGATGTGTCCCGGCGTCGAGTCCGACCACCCCGGCGACTGTCCCAAATGTGGCATGGCTCTGGAACGCAATCCCGCTTGGAAAGCCACGACCAAGACCCGCTACACCTGCCCAATGCATCCCGAGGTGGTGCAGGATCGCCTCGGCGACTGCCCAAAATGCGGCATGGCACTCGAACCCATGCTGGCGGCTCACCATAATGAGGATGAAGGTGGTGAGGAACGAGACTTATGCCGCCGACTTTGGATTTCCACCCTTTTGACGCTGCCAGTCTTCATTCTGGCGATGGCGCATCTTTTGCCAGGCTTGGGACACTCACACTGGATCAATGGCGATGCCTCACGCTGGGTGCAGGCATTGCTCAGCACGCCCGTAGTGCTCTGGGCTGGTGCGCCGTTTTTCCGCCGTGGTTGGAACTCCCTGCGTTCCGGTCACTGGAACATGTGGACACTCATCGCCATCGGCGTCGGAGCCGCCTACGCCTACAGTGTGGTGGCAATTCTACTTCCCTCCTTGTTTCCAGCCTCGATGCAGATGGACGGCAAGGTGGCGCTTTATTTTGAGGCGGCAGCCGTCATCATCGTGCTCGTCATCGTCGGCCAATGGCTTGAAGCCCGCGCCCGCAGCCGCACAGGCAACGCTATCCGCGCGTTGCTGGACCTGGCTCCGCGTTCTGCACACCGTATCCGTGACGGTGCGGATGAAGAGATCTCTTTGGACGAAGTGGTAGTCGGCGATCTTTTGCGAGTCCGTCCTGGTGACAAAATTCCCGTGGATGGCATCGTCTCTGAAGGCACATCTTCCGTGGATGAGTCCATGCTCACGGGGGAGCCAATTCCCGTAGAGAAAAAACCCGGCGATAGTGTCTCCGGCGGAACGCTTAACACCACAGGCGGTTTCGTGATGAAAGCGCAGCGTGTGGGCAGTGAGACCCTGCTCTCCCAGATCGTGGACATGGTGGCGCAGGCACAGCGCAGCCGCGCACCGATCCAAGGCCTCGCGGATAAATTTGCGTCGTTGTTTGTTCCCGCCGTGCTCGTGATCGCAGTGCTCACGTTCGCAGTCTGGTGGTGGTTCGGACCTGAGCCTCGCCTTGCCTTTGCCGTCGTCAACGCGGTGGCCGTGCTTATCATTGCATGTCCTTGTGCGCTCGGTTTGGCGACGCCCATGTCTATCATGGTAGGTGTCGGTCGTGGGGCGCGTGAAGGCGTGCTGGTAAAGGATGCCGCAGCACTGGAACGGCTGGAGAAAGTCACGACACTGCTCGTGGACAAGACCGGCACGCTCACGGAAGGCAGGCCGCATTTTTCTCAGGCCATACCTGCGGGCGATGAAGCACCAGATACCATGATCCAGCTCGCTGCCTCACTGGAACAGTCGAGCGAGCATCCGCTCGCCTCAGCCGTGGTGAAAGCCGCGAAGGACGCCAGCCTGCCATTGCTTCCCGTCGAAGATTTCACCTCCCACACAGGCGGAGGTGTCGCAGGTCGCATCAGCGGACGCACCGTGCTCATCGGCAAAGCGGCCTTCCTCCGCGAACAAGGCGTGACGGATCTCGATGTTCTGGAAGCGCAGGCTGCGGAGCGTCAGGAACTCGGCGAAACCGCGCTCTACATGGCCCTCGATGGCCGCCCCGCAGGCCTGCTCACGGTTTCTGATCCCATCAAAGCTACAACCGAAGAAGCGCTACACAGCCTGCATGACCTCGGTGTGAAAGTCATCATGCTCACTGGCGACCACACCCGCACCGCCCAAGCCGTCGCGAGAAAGCTCGGGCTCGACAATTTCAAAGCCGAAGTAACTCCCGCAGACAAGATCGCCGAAGTGCGCCGCCTGCATGACGCCGGTGAAGTCGTCGCAATGGCTGGTGACGGCATCAACGACGCCCCTGCACTTGCTGCTGCCGATGTCGGCATCGCCATGGGCACTGGCACCGATGTCGCCATGCAAAGCGCAGGCGTCACCCTGGTCAAAGGCGACCTTCGTGCCATCGCCAAAGCCATCCACCTGAGCCGCGCCACGCTGCGCAATATTCGCCAGAACCTCGTTTTCGCCTTCCTCTACAATGCCCTTGGCATTCCGCTCGCCGCAGGCGTGCTTTACCCATTCTTCGGTCTCCTGCTCAGTCCCATCGTGGCCGGTGCTGCCATGAGCTTGAGTTCCGTCTCCGTCATCACCAACGCCCTGCGCCTGGGCCGCGCGAAGTTGGGGTAA
- a CDS encoding efflux RND transporter periplasmic adaptor subunit, translated as MKYFITLLIIIAALAGGWFLRDKFGGTSITAAPSTNERKVLFYQSAMHPWVKSDKPGRCTICGMALTPVYEGEKGIDTSGGGEVVALTQNQIQVLHVETAAAKVQPLTRTLPVAGMIDDNATRHRILSAYIDGRIEKLHVNFMGAEVSEGQPLAEFYSPTLLQSEREYRQLTGDLKKNTGLRLRQMGLTPSQIEALDKKAGDALTSQILSPISGTVVGQNVYEGQYVTAGEKLLEIADFSTMWFQFRAYEQDMPWIEIGQSVTVTTPSLPGKSFEGKITFIDPNFDETTRSTKVRVELANPLINGRRVLLHRLYADGALKVAAPAMLTVPRSAVIETGPEAVVYVDRSEGAYARTVVKLGRRGDKLMEILSGIQAGDKVVTNGNLLIDGQAEMNRSFMTPVEPMKPAAPMPALSDAKKQAISDFVKLSDAMAAALAADDLAAFNKASKPAMMKAGELIEALRSPEGTLDTLDALEKSRHFHGFDDLQKARVAFHSFTIAATAVLEPLRMADGAPSFNVWECAMVDQAIPDAPKKGRWVQMPGRAGENPFFGKEMLNCAKEIKRGGSQP; from the coding sequence ATGAAATACTTTATCACACTGCTGATCATCATCGCCGCCCTCGCCGGAGGCTGGTTCCTTCGCGACAAATTTGGCGGCACGTCCATAACTGCCGCGCCGTCGACCAATGAGCGCAAGGTGCTCTTTTACCAGAGCGCCATGCACCCCTGGGTGAAAAGCGACAAGCCGGGACGCTGCACCATCTGCGGCATGGCTCTCACGCCCGTCTATGAGGGAGAAAAAGGCATAGATACCTCTGGCGGTGGCGAAGTTGTCGCTCTGACTCAAAACCAAATTCAAGTCCTGCATGTGGAGACAGCGGCGGCGAAGGTTCAGCCGCTCACTCGGACGCTGCCTGTGGCAGGCATGATCGATGACAATGCCACGCGCCACCGCATCCTCTCGGCCTACATAGATGGTCGGATCGAGAAGCTACATGTGAACTTCATGGGCGCGGAGGTCAGCGAAGGCCAGCCGCTCGCAGAGTTCTACAGCCCAACATTGCTCCAGTCTGAGCGCGAATACCGCCAGCTCACGGGCGATCTGAAGAAGAACACCGGCCTGCGCCTGCGGCAGATGGGGCTGACACCATCACAGATCGAAGCACTGGATAAAAAAGCCGGTGATGCTCTGACCTCCCAGATCCTCTCTCCCATCAGCGGCACAGTCGTGGGGCAGAACGTCTATGAAGGCCAGTATGTGACGGCAGGGGAGAAGCTGCTTGAGATCGCAGACTTCTCAACCATGTGGTTTCAGTTCCGCGCCTATGAGCAGGACATGCCGTGGATAGAGATCGGTCAAAGTGTGACCGTGACCACGCCATCTCTGCCCGGAAAATCCTTCGAGGGGAAAATCACCTTCATCGACCCGAATTTCGACGAAACCACGCGCTCCACCAAGGTGCGCGTCGAGCTGGCAAACCCTCTCATCAATGGCCGCCGCGTGCTGCTGCATCGCCTCTATGCGGATGGTGCTCTAAAAGTCGCAGCCCCCGCCATGCTTACCGTGCCACGCTCCGCCGTCATCGAGACCGGCCCCGAGGCAGTCGTCTATGTTGATCGGAGCGAAGGTGCCTACGCCCGCACCGTTGTGAAACTGGGCCGCCGTGGCGACAAGCTGATGGAGATACTCTCTGGTATCCAGGCCGGGGACAAAGTGGTGACAAATGGCAACCTTCTCATTGATGGACAGGCCGAGATGAACCGCTCCTTCATGACACCCGTGGAGCCGATGAAACCCGCAGCTCCCATGCCCGCGTTGAGCGACGCGAAGAAGCAGGCCATCAGTGATTTTGTGAAACTATCCGATGCCATGGCCGCAGCCCTTGCCGCTGATGACTTGGCTGCATTCAACAAAGCCAGTAAACCCGCGATGATGAAGGCCGGCGAATTGATCGAGGCGCTGCGTTCTCCTGAAGGCACGCTGGACACGCTGGATGCCCTCGAAAAATCCAGGCACTTCCACGGCTTCGACGACCTTCAAAAAGCACGCGTTGCCTTCCATTCTTTCACCATAGCAGCCACCGCTGTCCTTGAACCGCTGCGCATGGCGGATGGCGCACCCTCATTCAACGTCTGGGAATGCGCCATGGTGGATCAAGCCATTCCAGATGCGCCGAAGAAAGGCCGCTGGGTGCAGATGCCTGGGCGAGCGGGCGAGAACCCCTTCTTCGGGAAGGAAATGCTCAACTGCGCCAAGGAAATCAAGCGTGGAGGTAGCCAGCCATGA
- a CDS encoding multicopper oxidase domain-containing protein, with protein MRYHFISALVWLVLLSSSSALWAKTVNYDLNLSEMTVSFGGKERRAMAINGSIPGPTLRFTEGDDAVLRVRNDLKESTSIHWHGLLVPNDQDGVPHVNMAPIEPGETREYRFRLRHGGTFWYHSHSVLQEQLGIYGSIVITPKGGERIKTDHDLVVMLSDWTNERPYDVLAQLRAGREWQQIKKGTAQTIVGAIQHDAWTDMVKRSMTRMPPMDFSDVGYDAFLANGQPATEFPAQPGATVRLRLINASASTYYHLDYAGGGMKIIAADGTDVQPVATGRFLFAIAETYDLLVKVPTKGGAWELRATAQDGTGHSSLFIGEGERHAAPDVPKPNVYKSHAMSGMSGMADMKGMDHSAMAGMGEGDMAAPEPAMDHSAMAGMKGMKGMSPTEPAMKPDVMANMKGMDHSTMPMPAMKNMPPMAGMQGMDDPERPDSPYEKLRALRSTEISDSRPLREYTFRLQGDMTRYVWTLDGKTFTEADTINVRRGEKVRFIFINDSMMHHPMHLHGHFFRLVTSAGNLSPMKHTVDVPPMTSRTIEFAADEPGDWMMHCHLLYHAEVGMMRVVHYEDAPTPSYMAHHPMKSLPLIGGPHDPKFFFGEGTLLSNMTEGTASVENNRNGLMVHWQSRLGNGSDTDYELGIDYDRFITSNLSAFASNEWSNGINDDRAMFGTRYLLPFLIQSQASVDTDGDFRFTVSKVFPITARFSLFGRAQYDTKARWETSAGAEYFLHKNLSLVGQYHNQYGLGAGVGFRF; from the coding sequence ATGCGCTACCACTTTATCTCCGCCCTCGTGTGGCTTGTCCTCCTGTCCTCATCCTCGGCATTATGGGCGAAGACCGTGAACTATGACCTCAACCTGTCAGAGATGACGGTGAGTTTCGGCGGCAAGGAGCGACGGGCGATGGCGATTAATGGCTCAATCCCCGGACCGACCCTGCGCTTTACTGAGGGAGATGATGCCGTGCTGCGAGTGCGCAATGACCTGAAGGAATCAACCTCGATCCACTGGCACGGATTGCTGGTCCCCAACGATCAGGATGGCGTGCCGCATGTGAACATGGCGCCCATTGAACCTGGTGAAACCCGCGAGTATCGCTTCCGCTTGCGGCACGGCGGGACGTTCTGGTATCACTCCCACAGTGTTTTGCAGGAGCAGCTCGGCATTTACGGCAGCATCGTCATCACGCCCAAGGGCGGTGAACGCATCAAGACTGATCACGACCTCGTGGTGATGCTCTCAGACTGGACCAATGAGCGCCCGTATGACGTGCTGGCGCAGCTCCGCGCAGGCCGCGAGTGGCAGCAGATCAAGAAAGGCACCGCCCAGACCATCGTCGGTGCCATCCAGCATGATGCGTGGACTGACATGGTGAAGCGCTCGATGACACGAATGCCTCCCATGGATTTTTCCGATGTGGGCTATGACGCCTTTCTCGCCAACGGCCAACCCGCCACTGAATTTCCCGCGCAGCCAGGTGCTACAGTTCGGCTGCGGCTAATCAACGCAAGTGCCAGCACCTATTACCATCTCGACTACGCAGGCGGCGGCATGAAGATCATCGCTGCCGATGGCACCGATGTTCAGCCCGTGGCGACCGGGCGTTTTCTTTTCGCCATCGCGGAAACCTATGACTTGTTGGTGAAGGTGCCAACCAAAGGTGGAGCCTGGGAACTGCGTGCCACTGCCCAGGATGGCACCGGCCACAGCAGCCTCTTCATCGGCGAAGGAGAAAGGCACGCTGCCCCTGACGTGCCGAAACCCAATGTCTATAAAAGCCACGCCATGTCCGGCATGAGTGGCATGGCTGACATGAAAGGCATGGATCACAGTGCGATGGCGGGTATGGGCGAAGGCGACATGGCTGCGCCTGAACCCGCGATGGATCATAGCGCGATGGCCGGCATGAAGGGAATGAAAGGCATGTCTCCAACAGAGCCAGCTATGAAACCGGATGTCATGGCAAACATGAAAGGCATGGACCACAGCACCATGCCGATGCCCGCCATGAAGAACATGCCGCCGATGGCTGGAATGCAGGGCATGGACGACCCCGAACGCCCAGACAGTCCCTATGAAAAACTGCGTGCTCTACGCAGCACCGAGATCTCCGACTCACGCCCCTTGCGAGAATACACCTTCCGCCTTCAGGGCGATATGACCCGCTATGTCTGGACGCTGGACGGCAAGACCTTCACCGAGGCGGATACCATCAATGTGCGCCGTGGCGAGAAGGTGCGCTTCATCTTCATCAATGATTCGATGATGCACCATCCGATGCACCTGCACGGGCACTTCTTCCGACTTGTCACCAGCGCCGGAAACCTCTCGCCGATGAAACACACCGTGGATGTGCCCCCCATGACCAGCCGCACCATTGAGTTCGCCGCTGATGAACCGGGCGACTGGATGATGCACTGCCACCTTCTCTATCATGCCGAGGTGGGCATGATGCGCGTGGTCCACTACGAAGACGCGCCAACGCCGAGCTACATGGCCCATCACCCGATGAAGTCCCTTCCCTTGATTGGCGGCCCCCACGATCCCAAATTCTTCTTTGGCGAAGGCACCCTGCTTTCCAACATGACCGAAGGCACCGCCTCCGTGGAAAACAATCGCAACGGCCTCATGGTGCATTGGCAGTCGCGGCTCGGCAATGGCAGCGACACCGACTATGAACTCGGCATCGACTACGACCGCTTCATCACCTCCAACCTCAGCGCCTTTGCCAGCAACGAGTGGAGCAACGGCATCAACGATGACCGCGCTATGTTTGGCACCCGTTACCTCTTGCCCTTCCTCATCCAGTCCCAGGCTTCCGTGGACACCGATGGCGACTTCCGTTTTACCGTCAGCAAGGTCTTTCCCATCACCGCCCGCTTCTCACTTTTTGGCCGCGCCCAGTATGACACCAAAGCACGCTGGGAAACCTCCGCAGGCGCTGAGTATTTCCTGCACAAAAATCTCTCACTCGTCGGCCAGTATCACAATCAGTATGGCTTGGGCGCAGGCGTCGGCTTCCGGTTCTGA
- a CDS encoding efflux RND transporter permease subunit produces MIEAIIHWSLKNRFLVACAALLLIALGVRAIYLTPVDAIPDLTENQVLVYGEWMGRSPQEVEDQVTFPLSTGLQGLAGVKEVRATSMFGFSLITIIFEDKVDTYFARARVLERLNYLQGSMPEGVKPQLGPDASGLGWVYQYYFDVDASKAKDGGYDLAELRSLQDWYVRYQLASVQGVAEVASIGGFVKQYQVELNSTKMRMSNITLMDVMTAVQNANLNVGGKVVEENGAEFVLRGIGLVTSVEDLELVTVKAMGGTPIYLKDIATVQIGGDFRRGALDLNGHEAVGGTVVMRTGENAKAVIERIKEKIAQIASSLPPGVTIKPFYDRSELIDNTIGTLKHALLEEFILVTFAHIIFLWHFRSILIVTLPLPISILISFLLMKEFGITSNIMSLTGIAIAIGVLVDAAIVVTENVIRHCEEAEHKKGGRLNSKETWDITLVACTQVGRPIFFAMAIIILAFVPVFALSGQEGKLFHPLAFTKTFAMIGSTLLAVTLVPVLCSLLVRGPFHSEESNIVMKFLLRLYEPTLNWALNHRKTVITAAMCILAVALLTAFGLPRATVKSIRDAGYPRLSEIVTGFGKEFMPPLNEGSLLYMPVMMPKTGLKEIQRVMSWQDAVIAATPEVESVAGKLGRFETATDPAPTEMLETTIMLKPEYIRDGRWSVKRNPAWREGMTVEKLKAELTEKMKQVPGYVPAFLQPIENRILMLYTGIRAQVGVKIYGDNLDKIQRKAFEIEKLINSIEGAAGVSPSRVQGKPYLNIQVDRQAMARYGLSAKDVLDAVEIAIGGKNVSTTIEGRQRFPIQIRVQRGERDDIEKLSSILVAARQGMSASGADPQGSGGGMTSSAAPAPPASMALSAGNTPITYIPLGMVAKITREVGANEIASENGRLRSYVQANVQDRDLGGFVQEVEQKLKAINWEGMTYKMTGEYENQRRFVQTMQVVFPIVLLIIFVLLYIVYHSALEAAHVMLAVPFALSGGVLLQKLLGYNFNGAVWVGYIALFGTAVQTGVVMVVYLEETVKARMAQLGAAFAYSDLVQAVKDGARLRLRPKVMTVATIVASLLPIMWSHRQGSEVMQPLATPVIGGMISSLIHILIVTPVIFLWLRGREFHDKPNVMKTL; encoded by the coding sequence ATGATTGAGGCCATCATTCATTGGAGCCTGAAAAACCGCTTCCTGGTCGCTTGTGCTGCGTTGCTGCTCATCGCGCTGGGCGTGCGGGCCATTTACCTCACGCCTGTCGATGCGATTCCCGATCTCACGGAGAACCAGGTGCTCGTCTATGGCGAGTGGATGGGCCGCAGCCCACAGGAGGTCGAGGATCAGGTGACTTTCCCGCTGTCCACCGGACTGCAAGGTCTGGCGGGGGTCAAAGAGGTGCGTGCAACTTCGATGTTCGGCTTCTCGCTCATCACCATCATCTTCGAGGACAAGGTGGACACTTACTTTGCACGAGCGCGAGTGTTGGAGCGACTGAACTACTTGCAAGGCTCCATGCCCGAAGGTGTGAAGCCACAGCTTGGCCCTGATGCCTCCGGCCTGGGCTGGGTATATCAGTACTACTTCGATGTTGATGCCTCCAAAGCAAAGGACGGTGGCTATGATCTCGCGGAGCTTCGTTCGCTGCAAGATTGGTATGTGCGCTACCAACTCGCCAGTGTGCAAGGCGTGGCAGAGGTGGCGAGCATCGGCGGTTTTGTGAAGCAGTATCAGGTCGAACTGAACTCTACCAAGATGCGCATGTCGAACATCACACTGATGGATGTGATGACGGCGGTGCAGAATGCGAACCTCAATGTCGGCGGCAAGGTAGTGGAAGAAAATGGGGCCGAGTTTGTGTTGCGTGGCATCGGCCTCGTCACAAGTGTCGAAGACCTGGAACTCGTCACCGTGAAGGCGATGGGGGGCACGCCCATTTACTTGAAGGACATCGCCACCGTGCAGATCGGTGGCGACTTTAGACGCGGTGCGCTCGACTTAAACGGACATGAGGCCGTGGGCGGCACCGTGGTCATGCGCACCGGTGAAAACGCCAAAGCCGTCATCGAGCGCATCAAGGAAAAGATCGCACAGATCGCGTCCAGCCTGCCACCTGGTGTCACCATCAAGCCCTTCTATGATCGCAGTGAGCTGATCGACAACACCATTGGCACACTCAAGCACGCACTACTGGAGGAGTTCATTCTCGTCACGTTCGCACACATCATTTTTCTCTGGCACTTCCGCAGCATTCTCATTGTTACGCTGCCCTTGCCGATCTCGATCTTGATCTCTTTCCTGCTGATGAAGGAGTTTGGCATTACCAGCAACATTATGTCGCTCACTGGCATCGCCATCGCCATCGGTGTGCTGGTGGATGCGGCCATCGTCGTCACTGAGAACGTTATTCGACACTGTGAGGAAGCTGAGCACAAAAAAGGCGGGCGGCTAAACTCCAAAGAAACCTGGGATATCACGCTCGTTGCTTGCACACAGGTCGGCAGGCCCATCTTCTTCGCCATGGCGATCATTATCCTCGCTTTTGTGCCGGTATTTGCGCTCAGCGGTCAGGAGGGGAAACTGTTTCATCCGCTGGCCTTCACCAAGACTTTTGCCATGATCGGCTCCACTCTGCTCGCGGTGACTCTGGTGCCGGTGCTGTGCTCGCTGCTGGTGCGCGGGCCATTTCATTCAGAGGAAAGCAACATCGTGATGAAGTTCCTGCTCCGTTTGTATGAGCCAACGCTCAACTGGGCGCTCAATCATCGGAAAACGGTCATCACGGCAGCCATGTGCATCCTCGCGGTGGCTCTGCTCACCGCTTTTGGCCTGCCACGCGCCACGGTGAAGAGCATCCGCGATGCAGGCTATCCGCGCCTCAGTGAAATCGTCACGGGTTTTGGCAAAGAATTTATGCCTCCGCTCAATGAAGGCAGCCTGCTCTACATGCCTGTGATGATGCCAAAGACCGGTCTCAAAGAGATCCAGCGCGTCATGTCCTGGCAGGATGCCGTCATCGCTGCCACGCCCGAAGTCGAGTCTGTCGCGGGCAAGTTGGGACGCTTTGAAACCGCAACCGATCCCGCGCCCACCGAGATGCTGGAAACGACGATCATGCTCAAGCCGGAATACATCCGCGATGGTCGCTGGAGCGTGAAACGCAATCCTGCATGGCGTGAAGGCATGACAGTGGAAAAACTCAAAGCCGAGCTGACTGAAAAGATGAAGCAAGTGCCTGGCTATGTGCCAGCCTTCCTGCAACCCATCGAGAACCGCATCCTCATGCTCTACACTGGCATTCGAGCGCAGGTCGGCGTGAAGATCTATGGTGACAACCTCGACAAGATCCAGCGCAAAGCCTTCGAGATCGAAAAACTTATCAACAGCATCGAAGGGGCCGCCGGAGTATCGCCTTCACGAGTGCAGGGGAAGCCCTACCTCAATATCCAGGTGGATCGTCAAGCGATGGCCCGCTATGGCCTCAGTGCCAAGGATGTGCTTGATGCCGTGGAGATTGCCATTGGCGGCAAGAACGTCAGCACCACCATCGAAGGTCGGCAGCGCTTTCCCATTCAGATCCGGGTGCAGCGAGGCGAGCGTGACGACATCGAGAAGCTCAGCAGCATCCTTGTCGCTGCACGTCAGGGCATGAGTGCATCCGGTGCCGATCCGCAGGGAAGTGGCGGAGGCATGACCAGTAGCGCTGCGCCCGCGCCACCCGCAAGTATGGCATTGAGCGCAGGAAACACACCCATCACTTATATCCCGCTTGGCATGGTGGCGAAGATCACCCGTGAAGTCGGTGCCAATGAGATTGCCAGTGAGAACGGACGCCTCCGTTCCTACGTTCAAGCCAACGTGCAAGACCGAGACCTTGGCGGCTTCGTTCAGGAGGTCGAGCAGAAGCTCAAGGCCATCAACTGGGAAGGCATGACTTACAAAATGACCGGCGAGTATGAAAATCAGCGCCGTTTCGTACAGACGATGCAAGTCGTCTTTCCCATTGTGCTGCTTATCATCTTCGTGCTGCTCTACATCGTCTATCACAGCGCACTGGAGGCCGCGCATGTCATGCTCGCCGTGCCCTTCGCTTTGAGTGGTGGCGTGTTACTGCAAAAGCTGCTCGGTTACAATTTCAATGGAGCTGTCTGGGTCGGTTACATCGCCCTCTTTGGCACCGCTGTACAGACCGGTGTCGTCATGGTTGTGTATCTGGAGGAGACCGTGAAAGCCCGCATGGCGCAACTTGGAGCCGCTTTCGCTTATAGTGACCTTGTGCAGGCTGTGAAGGACGGCGCACGCTTGCGTTTGCGCCCAAAAGTGATGACCGTCGCCACCATTGTCGCCTCCCTGCTGCCGATCATGTGGAGCCACCGTCAAGGATCTGAAGTCATGCAACCCCTCGCCACGCCCGTCATCGGCGGCATGATCTCCAGCCTCATTCACATTCTTATTGTCACTCCTGTCATCTTTCTCTGGCTAAGAGGACGTGAGTTCCATGATAAACCCAATGTGATGAAAACCTTGTAG
- a CDS encoding TolC family protein encodes MKTSSPLSVLALSVAVVFTAQAEDSTTVAGPIFISRLMHEAVTTHPSIAAVEARMQAATSAIGAVRLWEDPQLGLGLTAARRSMRQDDGDIFVGVDQMLPRRGLYNAEKRRATAERQVQQATRQQTAAELGLSVGQAVLELALADELIRLQTENLTWLQTIVKTAEERTKNPGATATESLRLESELAVRTQTLASLKRQRTQFTTSLNLLLGRGADTPWQSLALDSKASELTNATALKTRLERGNPRLAVMRHQIDSAQAEADASREKRKPIISVGVETNTYSGGDFRDAMFAVRITLPWFNRSVYKADIARAESLRDAARSDLAAQQRELYMQLTTLITEAQNNQQAVKAYTAEVLPKTEEAVETIQNAWISSKATLLEVLDARRSLLEARQEQKRALAARHVAAQALIALTGGTSNPQGK; translated from the coding sequence ATGAAGACATCATCACCACTCTCTGTTCTGGCGCTGTCCGTGGCAGTAGTATTCACGGCCCAGGCCGAAGACAGCACCACGGTTGCAGGACCGATATTTATTAGCCGTCTCATGCATGAGGCAGTCACCACGCATCCCTCCATCGCCGCCGTAGAGGCGCGTATGCAAGCCGCGACATCAGCCATAGGAGCCGTGCGGCTTTGGGAAGATCCGCAGCTCGGACTCGGCCTCACCGCCGCGCGGCGTTCGATGAGGCAAGATGATGGTGATATCTTTGTCGGCGTTGATCAAATGCTGCCACGTCGAGGGCTTTACAACGCAGAGAAGCGCCGCGCAACCGCTGAACGGCAAGTGCAACAGGCGACACGACAGCAAACAGCGGCAGAGCTGGGGCTTTCTGTCGGTCAGGCGGTGCTGGAACTGGCGCTGGCAGATGAGCTGATCCGTCTCCAAACTGAGAATCTCACCTGGCTGCAAACCATCGTGAAGACCGCTGAGGAGCGGACGAAGAACCCAGGTGCCACGGCGACGGAATCCTTGCGGCTGGAGAGCGAACTGGCCGTGCGCACGCAGACGCTCGCGTCCCTGAAACGACAACGCACGCAATTCACCACGTCGCTCAATCTTCTTTTGGGACGTGGTGCTGACACTCCATGGCAATCATTGGCCCTTGATAGCAAGGCGTCCGAACTGACCAATGCTACGGCCTTGAAAACGCGGCTGGAACGCGGCAATCCAAGGCTCGCGGTCATGCGCCATCAGATCGATAGTGCGCAGGCGGAGGCGGATGCATCGCGTGAAAAACGCAAGCCCATCATCTCCGTCGGCGTCGAGACGAACACCTATTCCGGCGGTGATTTCCGCGATGCGATGTTCGCCGTGAGGATCACTCTGCCGTGGTTCAATCGCTCTGTTTACAAAGCGGACATCGCCCGTGCTGAGAGCCTGCGTGATGCCGCGCGCAGTGATCTCGCTGCCCAGCAACGCGAGCTATATATGCAACTCACCACGCTGATCACTGAGGCGCAGAATAACCAACAAGCCGTCAAAGCCTACACGGCCGAAGTGCTACCAAAGACAGAGGAAGCTGTTGAGACGATCCAGAACGCCTGGATTTCCTCCAAGGCCACGCTGCTGGAAGTACTCGATGCGCGTCGCTCCCTTTTAGAGGCACGGCAGGAACAGAAAAGGGCGCTCGCCGCCCGGCACGTAGCCGCGCAGGCATTAATCGCCCTCACTGGCGGCACCTCCAACCCTCAAGGAAAGTAA